Part of the Vigna angularis cultivar LongXiaoDou No.4 chromosome 1, ASM1680809v1, whole genome shotgun sequence genome, agaaggcaTTCAGAGACTTGCCTGTGTTTGGGAGTCTGTGAATCAGCGGTGAAAATGATAGAGACGAAGAAGCCGAGGAAGAAGAACAGAGACGGAGATGAAAGGGAAGTGTAAAGGCGGCCATCTCTGACTCACTCTGCTACTCTTCCTTACTGTTCCTCACACCACCAACCAAACGTTATTATTTCTTCATGTGCTTCATCCACGCAAAACCAGAGGCCCATTTCTATTccctaaattttaattttaatgtggTTGGCGGCACAGGGGAGCAGTTCGGTCTTTTGACCACCACCATATGGGTGCGGAAAGCAATGGCCATAAAAGTGTATTAGAAAGAAGAATAATGGGTCTGGGCCTGGGTTGAGGAGAGCCCAATAAGaatggaaagaaagaaaatggagaGAGAATGCGAGAGAATCGAATTGGAAGAGGAAATGGGATCGGGAAAACACACGGCAGAGTTCTTCAGAAGAAGGGATGCGTGGAGGAAGCATCCCATGCTCATCAATCAGTTCCGGCACGCCACCCCTGGCCTTGGCATCGCCCTCGTTGCATTTGGCTTCTATCTCGTCGGCGAACAAGTCTACGATCGCCTCAATGCCGATTCTCATGCTCACGTActattatcttcttcttctccttcttatTAGGGTTTCTTCGTATTCCTCCTATTCCTATTCAGTTCACTAATTATCCACACACTATCACTGCTAATTGAACATGATTTGTTATCTTTTGTCCTCTTGCAGGTGAAAGCCGAGAACCACCACTAATCTCAACTATTGGATTCCATCGTCGCTTTCCCCCCTTTCATAATAAGCTTTGTCTTCATCCATGTTCTCGCAGCCTTCACTGAATGTATAAATTTCAGACTATGTTACCTTCTTTGCCTCTCAGCATGTCTTGTATGGCCACATTTTATGTCTTCTTGCATAGTTGACATTGcaaaataccatttttttttccatcgCATTCCTGTTTTTGCCTGTATGTGCCTCAATGGCTCCGCCTTTTTCAGCAGACATCAAATTTATTCCTGTACGTCTCAACCATCCCTTAATTTGTTATATTCGTATTTCCAGCAACATCAGCTAACTGTGAGTTGATTTACTCC contains:
- the LOC108321910 gene encoding NADH dehydrogenase [ubiquinone] 1 beta subcomplex subunit 3-B; translated protein: MERKKMERECERIELEEEMGSGKHTAEFFRRRDAWRKHPMLINQFRHATPGLGIALVAFGFYLVGEQVYDRLNADSHAHVKAENHH